In the genome of Apodemus sylvaticus chromosome 2, mApoSyl1.1, whole genome shotgun sequence, one region contains:
- the LOC127678870 gene encoding probable N-acetyltransferase CML1 isoform X1: protein MNLKITVYPERASRLRKQVNHRKDMCSIPSQPGRIYKVQTGPQAKIANNPGAPLPLWSGGQHDYTSHVMVFACFVTFFALSSSADVWTQARETQSLIRFYQHQPYTSSEVLGRVQGRCAGRYICLSWMPRFETQKSPMVPYHIRQYQDSDRETVVDLFTKGMEEYIPDTFRHMLLLPRTLLLLLGVALALLLTSGSWLLAIVCVFFLLLLLRLLVRQPWKEYVAKSLQTDMADITKSYVNRHGACFWVAESGGQVVGTVGGLPVSDPPMGRKQLQLFHLSVSSQHRGQGIAKALVRTVLQFARDQGYTDVVLDTSILQQGALALYLAMGFQKTGQYFISVFWRLVDIYSIQLKYSFPSA from the exons ATGAATCTTAAAATTACAGTTTATCCAGAGAGGgccagcaggctgagaaagcaggTTAATCACCGAAAAGACATGTGTTCCATACCATCTCAACCCGGCAGGATATATAAGGTGCAGACAGGGCCACAAGCAAAGATAGCCAATAATCCTGGAGCTCCGTTGCCTCTCTGGTCAGGCGGTCAGCATGACTACACTTCTCATGTAatggtgtttgcttgttttgttactTTCTTCGCTCTGTCCTCCTCTGCAGATGTTTGGACTCAGGCACGTGAAACTCAGAGTCTAATTCGTTTCTACCAACATCAACCTTATACTTCTTCAGAGGTACTTGGAAG GGTACAGGGAAGGTGTGCAGGCAGGTATATCTGTCTCTCCTGGATGCCAAGATTTGAGACGCAGAAGTCTCCCATGGTTCCTTATCATATCCGCCAGTACCAGGACAGTGACCGTGAAACTGTCGTGGACCTGTTCACCAAGGGCATGGAAGAGTACATCCCTGACACCTTTCGCCACATGCTGCTGCTGCCCCGAACCCTCCTCCTCTTACTTGGGGTGGCCCTTGCCCTGCTCCTGACATCTGGCTCCTGGCTGCTGGCTATTGTGTGCGTCTTCTTTCTGCTCCTACTCCTGCGGCTCCTTGTCAGACAGCCATGGAAGGAGTATGTGGCCAAGTCTTTGCAGACAGACATGGCTGACATCACCAAGTCTTACGTGAATAGACATGGCGCCTGCTTCTGGGTGGCTGAGTCTGGGGGGCAGGTGGTGGGCACAGTGGGTGGTCTTCCAGTCAGTGATCCTCCAATGGGGAGGAAGCAGCTGCAGCTCTTTCACCTGTCTGTGTCCTCACAGCACCGAGGACAGGGGATAGCGAAGGCACTAGTCAGAACTGTCCTCCAGTTTGCTCGGGACCAGGGCTACACTGATGTTGTCCTTGACACCAGCATCTTGCAGCAAGGAGCTTTGGCCCTCTACCTGGCCATGGGCTTCCAGAAGACAGGCCAGTACTTCATCAGTGTGTTCTGGAGGTTAGTGGATATTTACTCAATTCAATTAAAGTACTCCTTCCCTTCTGCCTAG
- the LOC127678870 gene encoding probable N-acetyltransferase CML1 isoform X2 produces the protein MPRFETQKSPMVPYHIRQYQDSDRETVVDLFTKGMEEYIPDTFRHMLLLPRTLLLLLGVALALLLTSGSWLLAIVCVFFLLLLLRLLVRQPWKEYVAKSLQTDMADITKSYVNRHGACFWVAESGGQVVGTVGGLPVSDPPMGRKQLQLFHLSVSSQHRGQGIAKALVRTVLQFARDQGYTDVVLDTSILQQGALALYLAMGFQKTGQYFISVFWRLVDIYSIQLKYSFPSA, from the coding sequence ATGCCAAGATTTGAGACGCAGAAGTCTCCCATGGTTCCTTATCATATCCGCCAGTACCAGGACAGTGACCGTGAAACTGTCGTGGACCTGTTCACCAAGGGCATGGAAGAGTACATCCCTGACACCTTTCGCCACATGCTGCTGCTGCCCCGAACCCTCCTCCTCTTACTTGGGGTGGCCCTTGCCCTGCTCCTGACATCTGGCTCCTGGCTGCTGGCTATTGTGTGCGTCTTCTTTCTGCTCCTACTCCTGCGGCTCCTTGTCAGACAGCCATGGAAGGAGTATGTGGCCAAGTCTTTGCAGACAGACATGGCTGACATCACCAAGTCTTACGTGAATAGACATGGCGCCTGCTTCTGGGTGGCTGAGTCTGGGGGGCAGGTGGTGGGCACAGTGGGTGGTCTTCCAGTCAGTGATCCTCCAATGGGGAGGAAGCAGCTGCAGCTCTTTCACCTGTCTGTGTCCTCACAGCACCGAGGACAGGGGATAGCGAAGGCACTAGTCAGAACTGTCCTCCAGTTTGCTCGGGACCAGGGCTACACTGATGTTGTCCTTGACACCAGCATCTTGCAGCAAGGAGCTTTGGCCCTCTACCTGGCCATGGGCTTCCAGAAGACAGGCCAGTACTTCATCAGTGTGTTCTGGAGGTTAGTGGATATTTACTCAATTCAATTAAAGTACTCCTTCCCTTCTGCCTAG